The following are from one region of the Isoalcanivorax indicus genome:
- a CDS encoding electron transfer flavoprotein subunit alpha/FixB family protein → MSVLVYAEHDNAALKGVTLNVVAAAKAIGGDITILVAGEGCAAVAEEAAKVDGVSKVLLADNAAYGHQLAENIGDLVAEVGKDYGHILAAATTTGKNFAPRVAALLDVGMISEISSVESADTFKRPIYAGNAIATVQSSDSIKVMTVRGTSFDAVAAEGGSASVESIDVAKDAGLSSFIGEELAKSDRPELTAAKIVISGGRGMQNGDNFEMLYKVADKLGAAVGASRAAVDAGFVPNDMQVGQTGKIVAPELYVAVGISGAIQHLAGMKDSKVIVAINKDEEAPIFQVADYGLVADLFEAVPELEGKI, encoded by the coding sequence ATGAGTGTTTTAGTTTACGCCGAACACGACAACGCCGCTCTGAAAGGGGTCACCTTGAACGTGGTGGCAGCTGCCAAGGCCATCGGTGGTGACATCACCATCCTGGTTGCCGGTGAAGGCTGCGCTGCCGTAGCGGAAGAAGCCGCCAAGGTTGACGGCGTCAGCAAGGTGCTGCTGGCCGACAACGCGGCTTACGGCCACCAGCTGGCCGAGAACATCGGTGATCTGGTTGCCGAAGTGGGCAAGGACTACGGCCATATCCTGGCGGCCGCAACCACCACGGGCAAGAACTTCGCTCCGCGTGTGGCGGCACTGCTGGATGTCGGCATGATCTCCGAAATTTCTTCGGTCGAGTCTGCTGATACCTTCAAGCGTCCTATCTACGCGGGCAACGCCATTGCCACCGTGCAGAGCAGCGACAGCATCAAGGTGATGACGGTGCGTGGCACCTCGTTTGACGCCGTGGCAGCGGAAGGCGGTTCTGCCAGCGTCGAGAGCATCGACGTGGCCAAGGACGCTGGCCTGTCCAGCTTCATTGGCGAAGAACTGGCCAAGTCCGACCGTCCGGAACTGACTGCAGCCAAGATCGTGATCTCCGGTGGCCGTGGTATGCAGAACGGCGACAACTTCGAGATGCTGTACAAGGTGGCTGACAAGCTGGGTGCTGCCGTCGGTGCCTCCCGCGCGGCTGTCGATGCGGGCTTCGTACCGAACGACATGCAAGTTGGTCAGACCGGCAAGATCGTCGCGCCCGAGCTGTATGTGGCGGTCGGTATCTCCGGCGCCATCCAGCATCTGGCGGGCATGAAGGACTCCAAGGTCATCGTGGCCATCAACAAGGACGAAGAAGCCCCGATCTTCCAGGTGGCGGACTACGGCCTGGTGGCAGACCTGTTCGAAGCGGTGCCCGAGTTGGAAGGCAAGATCTGA
- a CDS encoding FAD-dependent oxidoreductase yields the protein MRAINIPRDGLPVTTARDMARDDSISGRFTLKTEVVVIGSGAGGSMVAWELARAGRQVLVVEAGPYHPSSAFTEHLGDTMTEIYREQAAQLNATADVLFPEGACVGGSTVIGACVMQQPPDSVLRRWSGELGLKNLAPDVIKPLFEEVGREQYVHLNDAHEINTTAHKVIQGCERMGFSWKPVSRNVRQCALTGHCLAGCPSDRKMSALVTHLPWAVGHGARVMADTEVTRVLIRNGRAYGVEAVVRDPRTRQKVADLRIDAEVVVAAGGAIQTPLLLQRSEIPDVSGQLGKNLAVQPFVQVLARFREELHGFRGALVGVEIDEFIETDGYMFFSALAEPEQLMIQGNQGAGPDHINFMKSYKHLAGLNAFAVDEGRGEVKWKGSHTDGRKVISWNPSRSEFEKLKHGAALASRVFFAAGAEEIYLPSFQRLSAPSVFDLDARLDEITYGVRGMYSLRINSFSSHGTCRMGVDRYQAVTNARGEVYDVKGLFVADASLLPEPMASAPHWTVQTLAKQVAQGIHARGQELFLKG from the coding sequence ATGCGTGCAATCAATATTCCCCGTGACGGGCTGCCGGTGACGACCGCCCGGGATATGGCTCGTGACGACAGCATCAGCGGCCGTTTCACCCTGAAGACCGAAGTGGTGGTGATCGGCTCCGGCGCCGGGGGCTCCATGGTGGCCTGGGAGCTGGCCCGTGCCGGGCGCCAGGTGCTGGTGGTCGAGGCCGGGCCCTACCATCCCAGCAGCGCCTTTACCGAGCATCTGGGCGACACCATGACCGAGATCTACCGGGAGCAGGCGGCCCAGTTGAATGCCACCGCAGACGTGCTGTTTCCGGAGGGGGCCTGCGTCGGCGGCTCCACCGTGATTGGCGCCTGCGTGATGCAGCAGCCGCCGGACAGCGTACTGCGCCGCTGGTCCGGAGAACTGGGGTTGAAGAACCTGGCGCCGGACGTGATCAAGCCGCTGTTCGAGGAAGTGGGGCGCGAACAGTATGTGCACCTCAACGATGCCCATGAGATCAATACCACGGCGCACAAGGTGATTCAGGGCTGCGAGCGCATGGGCTTCAGCTGGAAGCCGGTGTCACGCAATGTGCGCCAGTGCGCGCTGACTGGCCATTGCCTGGCGGGTTGCCCCTCGGATCGCAAGATGTCGGCCCTGGTCACCCACTTGCCATGGGCCGTGGGCCACGGCGCGCGGGTGATGGCGGACACCGAAGTGACCCGGGTACTGATTCGCAACGGCCGCGCTTATGGCGTCGAAGCCGTGGTGCGCGATCCGCGCACCCGGCAGAAAGTCGCCGACCTGCGCATTGATGCCGAAGTGGTGGTGGCTGCTGGCGGTGCCATCCAGACGCCGTTGCTGCTGCAACGCAGCGAGATCCCGGATGTCAGTGGCCAGCTGGGCAAGAATCTGGCGGTGCAGCCTTTCGTGCAGGTGCTGGCGCGTTTTCGCGAGGAACTGCACGGGTTCCGGGGGGCGCTGGTGGGCGTCGAGATCGACGAGTTTATTGAAACCGACGGCTACATGTTCTTCTCGGCACTGGCAGAACCCGAACAGTTGATGATCCAGGGCAATCAGGGCGCCGGGCCGGACCATATCAACTTCATGAAAAGCTACAAGCATCTGGCGGGGCTGAATGCCTTCGCGGTAGATGAAGGGCGTGGCGAAGTGAAATGGAAAGGCAGCCATACGGATGGCCGCAAGGTCATCAGCTGGAACCCGAGCCGTTCGGAATTCGAGAAACTCAAACATGGCGCGGCGCTGGCATCACGGGTGTTCTTTGCCGCCGGTGCTGAAGAAATCTATCTGCCATCGTTCCAGCGCCTGTCTGCGCCCAGCGTGTTCGATCTGGATGCGCGGCTGGACGAGATCACCTACGGGGTACGCGGCATGTACTCGTTGCGGATCAATTCCTTCAGCAGCCATGGCACCTGCCGCATGGGGGTCGACCGCTACCAGGCGGTGACCAATGCGCGCGGGGAAGTTTACGACGTGAAAGGGCTGTTTGTGGCCGATGCCAGCCTGTTGCCCGAACCCATGGCCAGCGCGCCGCACTGGACGGTGCAGACGCTGGCCAAGCAGGTGGCGCAGGGTATTCATGCGCGGGGGCAGGAGCTGTTTCTGAAAGGGTAG
- a CDS encoding oxygenase MpaB family protein, whose protein sequence is MTAQATTPDKPRLAHQWPTPPTAKELDARFPGILDGAMLLSGGANIILQLALPAVGYGVAESRVTSGSILHHPIKRSRTTFTYLTVALMGSREEKLAYRKAVNRSHAQVHSTEASPVKYDAFDENLQMWVAACLYWGFMDAHQKLHGPVSRDKQAEFYALARPLGTTLQVREDTWPQDLDAFEAYWEQGLARLHIDDRIRDYLMMIADLRFLGPVPRVLFGRFNRFMTTGFLPPLLREQMQLPWNERQQRRFERTVRTVGRLSLLLPRIIRQMPYNLVMWDFRRRLRRGKPLV, encoded by the coding sequence ATGACTGCACAAGCCACCACACCGGACAAGCCCCGGCTGGCGCATCAGTGGCCCACGCCCCCCACGGCCAAAGAGCTGGACGCCCGCTTCCCCGGCATTCTGGATGGCGCCATGCTGCTCTCGGGCGGTGCCAACATCATCCTGCAACTGGCCCTGCCCGCCGTGGGCTATGGCGTGGCCGAGAGCCGCGTCACCAGCGGTTCTATCCTGCATCACCCGATCAAGCGCTCGCGCACCACCTTCACCTATCTGACGGTGGCCCTGATGGGCAGCCGCGAGGAGAAGCTGGCCTATCGCAAGGCGGTGAACCGCTCTCACGCCCAGGTGCATTCCACCGAGGCCTCGCCGGTCAAGTATGATGCCTTCGATGAAAACCTGCAGATGTGGGTGGCCGCCTGCCTGTACTGGGGTTTCATGGACGCCCACCAGAAGCTGCACGGCCCCGTGAGCCGGGACAAGCAGGCCGAGTTCTATGCACTGGCACGCCCGCTGGGGACCACACTGCAGGTGCGCGAGGACACCTGGCCACAGGACCTGGACGCTTTCGAGGCCTATTGGGAGCAGGGCCTGGCCAGACTTCACATCGACGACCGCATCCGCGATTACCTGATGATGATCGCCGACCTCAGGTTTCTCGGCCCGGTCCCCCGCGTCCTGTTCGGCCGCTTCAACCGCTTCATGACCACCGGCTTCCTGCCACCGCTGCTGCGCGAACAGATGCAGTTGCCGTGGAACGAGCGCCAGCAGCGCCGTTTCGAGCGCACGGTGCGCACCGTGGGCCGTTTGAGCCTGCTGCTGCCACGGATCATCCGGCAGATGCCCTATAACCTGGTCATGTGGGATTTTCGCCGCCGCCTGAGACGCGGCAAACCGCTGGTATGA
- a CDS encoding electron transfer flavoprotein subunit beta/FixA family protein — protein MKVLVPIKRVVDYNVKVRVKPDQSGVDLANVKMAMNPFCEIAVEEAVRLKEKGVVTEIVAVTVGPKAAQEQLRTAMALGADRSILVETEEQAQPLGVAKVLKALVEKEQPDLVILGKQAIDDDNNQTGQMLAALCGMPQGTFASEVNVADGKVKVTREIDGGLQTVELSLPAVVTTDLRLNEPRYASLPNIMKAKKKPLETLSPADVNVDLTPRVKTIKVEPPAERQAGIKVASVEELVDKLKNEAKVI, from the coding sequence ATGAAGGTTCTTGTACCGATCAAGCGGGTCGTGGATTACAACGTCAAGGTTCGCGTCAAGCCGGACCAGAGCGGTGTTGACCTCGCCAACGTGAAAATGGCCATGAACCCCTTCTGCGAGATCGCCGTGGAAGAAGCGGTGCGCCTGAAAGAGAAGGGTGTTGTCACCGAAATCGTGGCGGTTACCGTTGGCCCGAAAGCGGCTCAGGAGCAGCTGCGTACGGCGATGGCCCTGGGTGCCGACCGTTCCATCCTGGTCGAAACCGAAGAGCAGGCCCAGCCGCTGGGCGTGGCCAAGGTGCTGAAAGCCCTGGTCGAGAAAGAGCAGCCTGACCTGGTCATCCTCGGCAAGCAGGCCATCGACGACGACAACAACCAGACCGGTCAGATGCTGGCCGCCCTGTGTGGCATGCCGCAAGGCACCTTCGCTTCCGAAGTGAATGTGGCCGACGGCAAGGTCAAGGTGACCCGTGAAATCGACGGCGGTCTGCAGACCGTTGAGCTGTCCCTGCCGGCGGTGGTGACCACCGACCTGCGCCTCAACGAGCCGCGCTACGCGTCCCTGCCGAACATCATGAAGGCGAAGAAGAAGCCGCTGGAAACCCTTTCCCCGGCGGACGTGAATGTCGACCTGACGCCGCGCGTCAAGACCATCAAGGTCGAGCCGCCGGCCGAGCGCCAGGCGGGTATCAAGGTGGCTTCCGTCGAGGAGCTGGTTGATAAACTGAAGAATGAAGCGAAGGTGATCTGA
- a CDS encoding GMC family oxidoreductase: MSDTADRIDTVEMPREGLAVVQASDISSERLELSADVVIIGSGAGGAVSAYELARRGLDVLVLEAGPYVPSKDFTEDFTESLETLYEDHGGQANTDGDLLVLQGRCVGGSTVVNGCVSFRTPDFIFEEWHRDYGLTDFTPESMAPYFERVERNLSIQENRPHEIARHSMVLSEGARKLGWSVKPFKRNIRECALTGHCLSGCKTERKQSMLVTYLPWAAAHGARIHSDTRVDKVLTENGRAVGVEGRVVDRTGRHVADIRVTAPRVIMAAGAVQTPVILQRSGLGNDQVGRNFACHPSFYVGARYPQPIHPWRGAMLGVYVDEFMHPDKGGFVLEVGGLGIAELCMINEPGTGKPFVEYMQNAPHMAGIVTLIHDHNVGEIRWQGDHKAIHYQLSDKDFPSMMASLKAAVRMHLAAGAEEVFLPSSEALSVTREADIDRQVDKLVNKPQHLRMVSYHPQGSCRMGTDPAHSACDPQGRLRGVEGVYVADASLLPSSLIVNPQVTVYALANYVADRVT; the protein is encoded by the coding sequence ATGAGCGACACTGCAGACCGAATCGATACCGTGGAGATGCCGCGCGAGGGGCTGGCTGTGGTTCAGGCCAGCGACATCAGCAGCGAGCGCCTGGAGCTGAGTGCCGATGTCGTCATCATCGGCTCAGGGGCCGGTGGCGCCGTGAGTGCCTACGAGCTGGCCCGCCGTGGCCTGGATGTGCTGGTGCTGGAAGCCGGGCCTTATGTGCCGTCGAAGGACTTTACCGAGGATTTCACCGAGAGCCTGGAAACCCTGTACGAGGATCACGGCGGCCAGGCGAATACCGACGGCGATCTGCTGGTACTGCAGGGGCGCTGTGTCGGCGGTTCCACCGTGGTCAACGGTTGTGTGTCGTTCCGCACCCCGGATTTCATCTTTGAGGAATGGCACCGCGATTACGGGCTGACGGACTTTACCCCCGAAAGTATGGCGCCCTATTTCGAGCGCGTGGAACGGAACCTGTCGATACAGGAGAACCGCCCGCACGAGATCGCCCGGCACAGCATGGTGCTCAGCGAAGGCGCCCGCAAGCTGGGCTGGTCGGTGAAGCCCTTCAAACGCAATATCCGCGAATGTGCGCTGACCGGCCACTGCCTGTCCGGCTGCAAGACCGAGCGCAAGCAGTCCATGCTGGTGACCTATCTGCCCTGGGCCGCGGCCCACGGTGCGCGCATCCATAGCGATACCCGGGTTGACAAGGTGCTGACCGAAAACGGCCGCGCCGTGGGCGTCGAGGGCAGGGTGGTGGACCGGACTGGCCGCCATGTGGCGGATATCCGGGTCACGGCGCCGCGCGTCATTATGGCCGCCGGTGCGGTGCAGACCCCGGTGATCCTGCAGCGCAGCGGGCTGGGCAATGATCAGGTGGGGCGCAATTTCGCCTGCCATCCGTCCTTTTATGTTGGCGCCCGTTACCCGCAGCCGATTCACCCCTGGCGCGGCGCCATGCTGGGCGTTTACGTGGATGAGTTCATGCACCCCGACAAGGGCGGCTTCGTGCTGGAAGTCGGTGGGCTGGGTATCGCCGAGCTGTGCATGATCAACGAGCCTGGCACCGGCAAGCCGTTTGTCGAGTACATGCAGAACGCCCCCCACATGGCGGGCATCGTGACCCTGATCCACGACCATAACGTGGGTGAGATCCGCTGGCAGGGGGACCACAAGGCGATTCACTATCAACTCAGTGACAAGGACTTCCCGTCCATGATGGCGTCACTGAAGGCGGCCGTGCGCATGCACCTGGCGGCCGGCGCCGAAGAAGTCTTCCTGCCGTCCAGCGAGGCCCTGTCGGTCACCCGTGAGGCCGATATCGACCGCCAGGTCGACAAGCTGGTGAACAAGCCGCAGCACCTGCGCATGGTCTCCTACCATCCGCAGGGCAGTTGCCGCATGGGGACTGATCCGGCCCACAGCGCCTGTGATCCCCAGGGGCGCCTGCGCGGGGTCGAGGGGGTCTATGTGGCCGACGCCAGCCTGCTGCCCTCGTCGCTGATCGTGAACCCCCAGGTCACGGTTTACGCCCTGGCCAATTACGTGGCGGACCGGGTGACCTGA
- the cspE gene encoding transcription antiterminator/RNA stability regulator CspE — protein sequence MSNTVTGTVKWFNESKGFGFISQEGGQDVFAHFSAITGSGFKTLAEGQRVEFTVTQGQKGPQAENIVPL from the coding sequence ATGTCCAATACCGTTACCGGCACCGTCAAGTGGTTCAATGAATCCAAAGGCTTCGGCTTCATTTCCCAGGAAGGTGGCCAGGACGTATTCGCCCACTTCAGCGCCATCACTGGCTCTGGCTTCAAGACCCTGGCCGAAGGCCAGCGCGTTGAGTTCACCGTGACCCAGGGCCAGAAAGGTCCGCAGGCCGAGAACATCGTTCCCCTGTAA
- a CDS encoding electron transfer flavoprotein-ubiquinone oxidoreductase produces the protein MEREAMEVDVVIVGAGPSGLATACRLGQIAQETGQELSVVVVEKGSEVGAHILSGAVLEPRALNELFPDWKDRGAPLNAPVTGDDIFYLTGAEKGIKVPGLFVPKTMHNDGNYIVSLGNVCRWLGEQAEQLGIEIFPGFAATEVLYDENGAVRGIATGDFGIGHDGEKKPSYAPGMELHAKYTIFSEGCRGHLGKQLMDKYNLRDGADPQHYGIGIKELWDIDPAKHKQGLVMHSAGWPLTESGSLGGGFLYHLEGNQVALGLITDLCYSNPHVSPFDEMQRWKTHPEVKKYLEGGKRVSYGARAIAKGGLQSLPKMSFPGGLLVGCDAGTLNFAKIKGSHTAMKSGMIAAELIAEALKAGRGNDELSEYKAAFESSWVYEELHQQRNFGAYQHKFGNFIGSGLAVLDLNFLGGKMPFTLRDTTPDHDTLKPAAECKEITYPKPDGKLTFNKLDSVFLSNTNHEEDQPCHLQLKDPDVPIKLNLPKWNEPAQRYCPAGVYEVVDNDDGSKRFQINAQNCVHCKTCDIKDPTQNINWVAPEGTGGPNYPNM, from the coding sequence GTGGAACGCGAAGCAATGGAAGTCGACGTCGTCATCGTCGGCGCAGGCCCTTCAGGGCTGGCAACCGCCTGCCGTCTCGGGCAGATCGCCCAGGAGACCGGCCAGGAACTCAGCGTCGTGGTGGTGGAAAAAGGCTCCGAAGTCGGCGCCCATATCCTCTCCGGTGCCGTACTGGAGCCGCGCGCCCTGAACGAACTGTTCCCGGACTGGAAAGACCGGGGCGCCCCCCTGAATGCCCCCGTGACCGGCGACGACATTTTCTACCTGACCGGCGCCGAGAAAGGCATCAAGGTCCCCGGCCTCTTCGTGCCGAAGACCATGCACAACGACGGCAACTATATTGTCTCGCTGGGCAATGTTTGCCGCTGGCTCGGCGAGCAGGCCGAACAGCTGGGCATCGAGATCTTCCCCGGCTTCGCAGCGACCGAAGTGCTGTATGACGAGAACGGCGCCGTGCGCGGTATCGCCACCGGCGACTTCGGCATCGGCCACGATGGCGAGAAGAAGCCGAGCTACGCCCCCGGCATGGAACTGCATGCCAAGTACACCATCTTCTCCGAAGGCTGCCGCGGCCACCTGGGCAAGCAGCTGATGGACAAGTACAACCTGCGCGACGGCGCAGACCCACAGCACTACGGCATCGGCATCAAGGAGCTGTGGGACATCGACCCGGCCAAGCACAAGCAGGGCCTGGTGATGCACAGCGCGGGCTGGCCACTGACCGAATCCGGCTCCCTGGGGGGCGGTTTCCTCTATCACCTGGAAGGCAACCAGGTCGCCCTCGGCCTGATCACCGACCTGTGCTATTCCAACCCGCACGTCAGCCCGTTTGACGAAATGCAGCGCTGGAAGACCCACCCGGAAGTGAAGAAGTACCTGGAAGGCGGCAAGCGCGTCAGCTACGGCGCCCGCGCCATTGCCAAGGGTGGTCTGCAATCGCTGCCGAAGATGAGCTTCCCGGGCGGTCTGCTGGTGGGCTGTGATGCCGGCACCCTGAACTTTGCCAAGATCAAGGGCAGCCACACGGCCATGAAGTCCGGCATGATCGCCGCCGAGCTGATCGCCGAGGCCCTGAAAGCGGGCCGTGGCAACGACGAACTGAGCGAGTACAAGGCCGCCTTCGAAAGCAGCTGGGTGTATGAAGAGCTGCACCAGCAGCGCAACTTCGGCGCCTACCAGCACAAGTTCGGTAATTTCATCGGCTCCGGTCTGGCCGTGCTGGATCTGAACTTCCTGGGCGGCAAGATGCCGTTCACCCTGCGTGACACCACGCCGGATCACGACACCCTCAAGCCCGCTGCCGAGTGCAAGGAAATCACCTACCCGAAACCGGATGGCAAGCTGACCTTCAACAAGCTGGATTCGGTGTTCCTGTCGAACACCAACCATGAAGAAGACCAGCCCTGCCACCTGCAGCTGAAAGATCCGGACGTGCCGATCAAGCTGAACCTGCCCAAGTGGAACGAGCCGGCGCAGCGCTACTGCCCGGCGGGCGTTTACGAGGTGGTGGACAACGACGACGGCTCCAAGCGCTTCCAGATCAACGCGCAGAACTGCGTGCACTGCAAGACCTGTGACATCAAGGACCCCACCCAGAACATCAACTGGGTGGCGCCGGAAGGCACTGGCGGGCCGAATTACCCGAACATGTAA
- a CDS encoding twin-arginine translocation signal domain-containing protein: MTSSPESDRAAARQAAAPMAAVSRRRFLKTALLGTAGLAVVAGGTFAVLRRSPVDGMPVPDGIRHLSHSEYHLFRRAAEVLLPVAGTPLTALQEVPVVAYIDAMIGMLPAHLRKDVGAGLALFDNAAVVSGWHGRRFVDLDDAAAVAYFDRWSTGNVIQRTMNAVIKQFVYVSYWRDPKTWPPVEFDGPVSDRWGIAYLGNAPLPDESALPQTGAQTVESRP; the protein is encoded by the coding sequence ATGACCTCGTCCCCCGAATCCGATCGCGCTGCCGCCCGTCAGGCCGCTGCGCCCATGGCAGCGGTCTCACGCCGTCGCTTTCTCAAGACCGCCCTGCTGGGTACGGCCGGGCTGGCCGTGGTGGCCGGTGGCACCTTTGCCGTGCTGCGCCGCTCGCCGGTGGATGGCATGCCGGTGCCTGACGGTATTCGCCACCTCAGCCACAGCGAGTATCACCTGTTCAGGCGAGCGGCCGAGGTGCTGCTGCCCGTGGCCGGTACCCCCCTGACCGCTCTGCAGGAGGTGCCGGTGGTGGCCTATATCGACGCCATGATCGGCATGCTGCCGGCGCATCTGCGCAAGGACGTCGGCGCCGGTCTGGCTCTGTTCGATAACGCGGCGGTGGTGTCGGGCTGGCACGGGCGTCGCTTTGTCGATCTGGACGATGCGGCGGCGGTGGCCTATTTCGACCGCTGGTCCACCGGCAATGTCATCCAGCGCACCATGAATGCCGTGATCAAGCAGTTCGTTTACGTGAGCTACTGGCGCGACCCGAAGACCTGGCCGCCAGTGGAGTTCGACGGCCCCGTATCCGACCGTTGGGGTATCGCCTATCTGGGCAATGCCCCCTTGCCTGATGAATCCGCGCTGCCGCAGACCGGCGCGCAGACCGTGGAGAGCCGCCCATGA
- a CDS encoding transcriptional initiation protein Tat has translation MNNNNLPTAGLEPLTRRGFLRAATLTGMALTAGCASLGGRRTPNGEAVYAHLSEEEARVLTRLTEILLPTEQFGLPSSTGEVPTVANINDMAGDMAPQTRDLMAMVLWIFERRPMASFRFSRFTRLDDEEALRYVRAMQSGTFFERGLMTTLHTAVCVNYWRDSRTWPGLDYHGPVTGIWGVRRLGNAPMPTA, from the coding sequence ATGAATAACAACAACCTGCCAACAGCAGGGCTTGAACCGCTGACCCGCCGTGGTTTTCTGCGCGCCGCCACCCTGACCGGCATGGCACTGACCGCCGGTTGCGCCTCACTGGGAGGTCGCCGCACGCCGAATGGCGAGGCGGTTTACGCACACCTTTCCGAAGAAGAAGCCCGCGTCCTGACCCGCCTGACCGAAATCCTGCTGCCTACAGAGCAGTTCGGCTTGCCCTCCAGCACCGGTGAAGTGCCCACTGTCGCCAATATCAATGACATGGCGGGCGATATGGCGCCCCAGACCCGTGACCTGATGGCCATGGTGCTGTGGATCTTCGAGCGTCGGCCGATGGCCAGCTTCCGTTTCAGCCGCTTTACCCGTCTGGATGACGAGGAGGCGCTGCGCTATGTCCGTGCCATGCAATCCGGCACCTTCTTCGAGCGCGGTCTGATGACCACCCTGCACACCGCCGTCTGCGTCAACTACTGGCGTGACAGCCGCACCTGGCCGGGCCTGGATTACCACGGCCCGGTGACGGGCATCTGGGGTGTGCGCCGTCTGGGCAATGCGCCCATGCCCACGGCCTGA
- a CDS encoding NfeD family protein yields MFSGYAFWLILGLLLIISEFFATGIIAIFFGIGALVVGVLTLLGIVETLPMQLLLFSLVSLGALFALRRRFQRWFKGNVSDRSGGDMAGGHIGARVTVLTDFVAGAGQVQLNGAKWDAESSEPLQAGQVAWVVGNRGILLRVSTTQP; encoded by the coding sequence ATGTTTTCAGGATACGCCTTCTGGCTGATTCTCGGCCTCTTGCTGATCATTTCCGAGTTCTTCGCCACGGGCATCATCGCCATTTTCTTCGGCATCGGCGCCCTGGTGGTCGGTGTGCTGACGCTGTTGGGGATCGTCGAGACGTTACCCATGCAATTGTTGCTGTTCAGCCTGGTCAGTCTGGGTGCCCTGTTTGCGCTGCGGCGGCGCTTCCAGCGCTGGTTCAAGGGCAACGTCAGCGACCGCTCTGGCGGGGACATGGCCGGTGGGCATATCGGCGCCCGGGTCACGGTGCTGACCGATTTTGTCGCCGGGGCAGGGCAGGTCCAACTCAATGGCGCCAAGTGGGACGCCGAATCATCTGAGCCGCTGCAGGCTGGCCAGGTCGCCTGGGTAGTCGGCAACCGGGGCATTCTGCTGCGCGTTTCGACTACACAACCATAA
- a CDS encoding stomatin-like protein, whose translation MEIATILALLFLAFIVTAIVKTARIVPQRSSYVVERLGKYATTLDAGFHLLIPFIDKVAYRHTLKEEAIDVPRQSCVTKDNIQVVVNGVIYLQVIDPKQASYGINDYRYAAMQLAQTTLRSVVGKIDLDKTFEERETINSQVVEALDEAAKPWGVKVMRYEIADIELPATILDALEKQMRAERERRAVVAQSEGERQSKINVSEGQKQETINLSEAEKQKQINEAEGKAKEIELIAEATARGLERVAAAIQNEGGKDAVSLRVAEQYVREFGKLAQTNNTMILPAELSDIGSAVAALTKTLDMTRR comes from the coding sequence ATGGAAATAGCGACTATTCTGGCGCTTCTGTTTCTGGCATTCATCGTCACGGCGATCGTAAAAACGGCGCGTATCGTACCGCAACGGTCGTCCTATGTTGTGGAAAGACTGGGCAAGTATGCCACCACCCTGGACGCGGGTTTCCACCTGCTGATTCCGTTTATCGACAAGGTGGCCTACCGCCACACCCTGAAGGAAGAAGCGATTGATGTACCGCGCCAGTCCTGTGTTACCAAGGACAACATCCAGGTGGTCGTCAACGGCGTGATCTACCTGCAGGTCATCGACCCGAAACAGGCCAGCTACGGCATCAATGACTACCGTTATGCGGCCATGCAGCTGGCGCAGACGACCCTGCGTTCGGTGGTCGGCAAGATCGATCTGGACAAGACCTTCGAAGAGCGGGAGACGATCAACTCTCAGGTGGTCGAGGCGCTGGACGAGGCGGCCAAGCCCTGGGGCGTCAAGGTGATGCGTTACGAGATTGCCGACATCGAGCTGCCGGCCACCATTCTGGACGCGCTGGAAAAGCAGATGCGAGCCGAGCGGGAGCGTCGGGCCGTGGTGGCGCAGTCCGAAGGTGAGCGTCAGTCGAAGATCAACGTGTCTGAAGGTCAGAAGCAGGAAACCATCAACCTGTCCGAGGCCGAGAAGCAGAAGCAGATCAACGAAGCCGAGGGTAAGGCCAAGGAAATCGAGCTGATTGCCGAGGCGACGGCACGCGGCCTGGAGCGGGTAGCCGCGGCCATCCAGAACGAGGGCGGCAAGGACGCGGTGTCGCTGCGTGTGGCCGAGCAGTATGTCCGTGAGTTTGGCAAGCTGGCCCAGACCAACAACACCATGATCCTGCCCGCCGAGCTGAGCGATATCGGTTCTGCCGTGGCGGCACTGACCAAGACGCTGGACATGACCCGCCGCTAG